A stretch of Candidatus Neomarinimicrobiota bacterium DNA encodes these proteins:
- a CDS encoding anhydro-N-acetylmuramic acid kinase, with protein sequence MKLSIKTKSKLRILGLMTGSSADGLDICLVEFSGKTDTPTFTVIFSTEIPYPKHFQLAFRNPLELSDHDVAIFDTELGTWFADEIAKLDLKFDVIASHGQTIKHEPPHFTQQIGEPSFMKQRFDVPVIYDFRSADIKQGGQGAPLIPIVDRFLFQQEQADVLALNIGGIANLTVIPATLSSQPLLAWDTGPGNTLIDKAVRLYSNDTLAYDPEGRFAAEGVLNQKLLSFLLEHKFYQLTPPRSAGQEQFGLVYFNQILKQFSPETDQQFKDLIYTLTVLTVKTIVSSVNECSADYDPQVLFIGGGGCFNNTMLKLLEAELPHIDIRQVDHSGITTSNKEAFGFAYLGYLNINDLPGNIPSVTGASRQTILGSRI encoded by the coding sequence ATGAAATTATCTATCAAAACTAAATCAAAACTCCGGATTCTGGGGCTCATGACAGGCAGTTCTGCTGATGGTCTTGACATCTGTCTGGTGGAATTCTCTGGCAAGACTGACACACCAACTTTTACAGTTATTTTTTCAACTGAGATACCTTACCCCAAACACTTTCAGTTGGCTTTCCGTAATCCGCTGGAATTAAGCGATCATGATGTAGCCATATTTGACACCGAATTAGGAACATGGTTTGCAGACGAGATCGCTAAACTTGACCTAAAGTTTGATGTCATCGCTTCTCACGGTCAAACTATTAAACACGAGCCACCTCATTTCACCCAGCAGATAGGTGAGCCGAGTTTTATGAAACAGCGTTTTGATGTTCCGGTTATTTATGATTTTCGTTCAGCAGATATCAAACAAGGTGGTCAGGGAGCTCCACTTATTCCAATTGTTGATCGGTTTCTTTTTCAACAGGAACAGGCAGATGTGTTGGCCCTCAACATCGGCGGTATTGCCAATTTAACTGTCATCCCTGCAACACTGAGCTCTCAGCCCCTGTTAGCCTGGGATACAGGCCCTGGCAACACCCTGATCGACAAGGCCGTCCGTTTATACTCAAATGATACATTGGCCTATGACCCTGAAGGGAGATTTGCCGCCGAAGGAGTTTTAAATCAAAAACTACTTTCTTTTCTGCTTGAGCATAAGTTTTATCAACTGACGCCACCGCGTTCCGCCGGCCAGGAACAATTCGGGCTTGTCTACTTCAATCAAATACTTAAACAGTTTTCTCCAGAGACAGATCAACAGTTTAAAGATTTAATTTACACCCTGACAGTTTTAACTGTTAAAACTATTGTTTCCAGTGTAAACGAATGTTCTGCCGACTACGATCCACAGGTGTTGTTTATTGGTGGCGGTGGTTGTTTTAATAATACAATGTTAAAACTTCTTGAAGCCGAACTACCCCATATTGATATCCGACAGGTCGATCACAGTGGAATCACGACAAGCAATAAAGAAGCTTTTGGCTTCGCTTATCTGGGATATCTCAATATCAACGATCTCCCTGGAAACATCCCATCAGTGACTGGCGCCAGTCGACAAACGATCCTGGGAAGCCGGATCTGA